The window GCTGACCCGGCTGGCCAAGGCGCGCGGGATGGCCACGGTGCTCGTCGGCCACGTGACCAAGGACGGCTCCGCGGCGGGACCTCGCACCCTCGAGCATCTGGTCGACGTGGTGCTCTATTTCGACGGCGACCGGCATTCCAGGCTCCGGCTGCTCCGGGCGGTGAAAAACCGTTACGGAAGCACCGAGGAACTCGGCTGTTTCGATCTCGGCCCGGGGGGCATCGTCGGGCTGCCCGACCCGAGCGGCCTGTTCCTCTCCCGCTCTGACGTCCCGGTGCCGGGCAGTACCGTGACGGTTGCGCTCGAGGGGCGGCGGGCGCTCGTCGCCGAAGTGCAGGCTCTCGTCGGCGGGGCGGTTCAAGCCAGTCCGCGTCGGGCGACCAGCGGGCTCGACCCGGCCCGGCTGGCCATGGTGCTCGCCGTGGTCGAGCGCCGCGGCGGGGTCGCGATCGGCGGCCGTGACGTCTACACGTCCACGGTGGGAGGGGCGCGGATCGTAGAACCCGCGGCCGACCTGGCGCTCGCCCTCGCCGTCGCCGGGGCGGCGGTCGGCGCCGCGCTCCCGCCGGATCTCGTCGTCATCGGTGAGGTCGGGCTGACCGGCGACATCCGGGCGGTCCGGGGCCTTGACCGCCGGCTCGCCGAGGCCCGACGCCTCGGATTCAGCCAGGCGGTCGTACCGCGCGACGTCGGCGAGGCGCCGCCCGGACTGTGCCTGCACCCGGTACCGAACCTCCGGTCGGCACTCGGATTTCTGACCGGAAGTCCGCCGCAGGGAGGCCCGGTCGTGACCCTTCCGTCACCAACCAGAGCATGATCGTCAAGTAGACTCCCACGCAACCCGGACGACCAGCGAGGAGCCTGCGTGGCAGCGAGCGACCGAGCCGACGGCCCGGATCTGCTGCGATCCGTGCTGGCCGCTGTCGCCCCGGGGACCGCTCTGCGCGATGGGCTGGAGCGGATTCTGCGCGGCAACACCGGCGGCTTGGTCGTGCTCGGATATGACCGGGTGGTCGAGTCGCTGTGCACGGGCGGATTTCCGCTCGACGTCGAGTTCTCGGCGACCCGGCTGCGCGAGCTGGCCAAGATGGACGGCGCCATAGTCCTCGACGACACCGCCGTGCACATCATCCGGGCCGCAACCCAC of the Mycobacteriales bacterium genome contains:
- the radA gene encoding DNA repair protein RadA, which produces MAIRGVRERATFRCAECSTVAAKWVGRCPECQAWGSVVEHGRAPAAGRVTAPAVEIVEVDPMCAGPVPTGLGEFDRVLGGGLVPGAVVLLAGEPGVGKSTVLLDVAARVARGGGRSLVVSAEESTAQVRLRAERIGALSRSLLLAAETDLAAVIGQVEAVDPTFLVIDSVQTVGHAEVDGLPGGISQVREVATALTRLAKARGMATVLVGHVTKDGSAAGPRTLEHLVDVVLYFDGDRHSRLRLLRAVKNRYGSTEELGCFDLGPGGIVGLPDPSGLFLSRSDVPVPGSTVTVALEGRRALVAEVQALVGGAVQASPRRATSGLDPARLAMVLAVVERRGGVAIGGRDVYTSTVGGARIVEPAADLALALAVAGAAVGAALPPDLVVIGEVGLTGDIRAVRGLDRRLAEARRLGFSQAVVPRDVGEAPPGLCLHPVPNLRSALGFLTGSPPQGGPVVTLPSPTRA